Below is a window of Arabidopsis thaliana chromosome 2, partial sequence DNA.
aaatatataaaattaaaaagttttggttaAATATTGTGAGGgtatgtatataataatagcTATTAGTTGAGGACGGTTGCTTTTAATGGGGAATATTAagatagatttttaaaatctaaattataaattgtaggtccaaaaaaaatcaaaaaggtATATTCCATATATTATGCTTCcaagtttttcaaatttaatgtCTAGAAGAAGCCCATGTCCTAATTTAGTATGTCGGCCCAATTTGTAAAATCATGTTAACTTGGTAAAAGATTGTTTCTGGTAGTGATAAAATGAATATGAAGCTGCAGGTTACTGTCTTGAAGGGTGATGTTATAGAGAATGGATATGAGGTGGTTGATGCAGTGGAAGGCAATGGAAACAATGATGATAGTGGTGATGATggaggagaagacgaagaaggcAGTGCAGATGATGCAGAAGGAAAGGAGACCAAGAAAGGACCGGTAAGTGATCCTGATTTGAACGGTGAAGCTggagataatgatgatgaaccTGAAGGGGATGATGGTAACGATGACGAGGATGATGATAACCATGAGaacgatgatgaagatgaggaggaggatgaagacgagaatgatgatggtggtgaagaagacgacgatgagGATGCGGAGgtagaggaggaggaagaggaagaagatgaagatgatgaggaagCGCTTCAGCCaccaaagaagaggaagaagtgaaCAAACCGCTTTGATCTCCTAACATTTtagattcaaaaatcaaaacttgttaTCGGTTTTTACCTGAAGAGGAGAGAATCTTAAGGCATCATCAGCTTTAGCTTCAACTGTGTCTTTGTTGTTCCATAAACCAAGACTTTGTTTAGTGTAACATTTTCAGATCCAATGGCACcagctttcttttctttagcCCATCATTAATGATATATGCATATCTCTATGAGGTCATCAAATGCgatcaaatttatataacaaCTTCAAGGGTCAACTTTAGCTGTCATAAATAGTTAAAAGAAAGTTAAATCCTATTGAGTCCTCATAGAGCAAACCTTTTTCCCCAGAGGTCACAATACAGATTGCACAGAGGTCTTTAACGAATAATCACAATGATATTACTTGAGCCACAGACTGTCTATCGTATGATATCGGACAAGAGTGAcatcaaacagaaaaaaaaagaaaggaagaaaaaacaatacaaaaaaaaactaaaacgtACTGACTTTGATAgaaatgttaaaaagaaatcCCCAGAAACTGCATGTTTATCATTCTCATGCTCAGCCCACACCATCTGCAAAAGTTGGagttcaagaaaacaaaacaaaacataactctATCAAAAGctgaagacaaaaagaaaaacatatggaAACAAGAGCAATGCTCTATCTTTCTGGTAAGATAACCccgaaaagtgaaaacaataGAAATCAAAGggacaaacataaaaaaaatgttaaaactcAAACTTAAGTCTAAAACCATGAGTGCAACAGCATGAACAGATGCTATAGTTTACAGTCCGTTTAAAGACGTTAGCACCAAAACCAGATGAGTGGAGAGATGGTGGACGTTCAGTTTATAAAACCCAGTGcaacactaaaacaaaaaaagccaagagacaaaaagaatGTAACAATATTCGTCCCCACCATCACCAACCTATAGAGAAACTAACTTCGATAAAACAAATGGCACTTGAGAAAACTGTAAAACCAGGGAcagtaaagaaaagaaaacaaaacataaaccaacaaaaggaaaaataatggagaaaacaaaaaaaacaaaagtatggTGGGTCACATTGCATCTACTTGAAATAGAGTCGAAGCAAGATTCATGAATAATGAATTACGGCAACCGATGACAATGCTAACCTACCTCTAGAACATAATTTAGGTATTTAATTCCTGTAGCAGTTCCTCCTAGGAATATACATATTTAGGCATTTAAGCCAACTATTTGACTAGAGAGGCATAATAATGTCAGATAAAATTCCGGTACTACCACAAAAGCCTTAATCCATTTATCTACACATGACGGAGCTACAATGAATTTATGCTTATCCAAAGACATTCAAACCACAATATTAGCACAAACATTGCTACAAAACACCAAAGGTTTCAGTGAACGTACCATGAATAGTTTGAGTAGCCATGAAAGGAGGAGCCACCAGCATCCGAATCTTTACCCGTCCCTCTTTTTCCACCAGCATCCGAATCAGGATAAGTACTAGGCAGACTCTGACCTCTAAAGTAAGAACCTAGAGCTGAAAGACCAGCAGCACCAACGCTTGGATCAACACCAATCCCACCCATTTGACTAGACTGTACCATATCAGAACCCAACCCGCCATGTGCTAGAGCACCCGCTAACATCGGATACATGTAACCTCCCccagctgctgctgctgctgctaaAGCTGGATTTCCCAACATCCCAGCTCCATAAAGCGGATGGTATTGGTTCCCTAACATAAACGGCGAAGCAGCCATTCCACCACCGTTAAACACATGTTGACCTTGTACCTGCTGTTGCTGAGGCTGTCCATGATTAGCCATCGAACCCATACTAATCTTCACCGGACCAGGTTGATCATGCCCCTTTCCTGAAGCCGCAGGACCCATAGAAGCAAGCTGGCAAGTGGCAGTTCTATTAAGAATCCTCTTCTTCGGTTCTTTAAGAGCTTCTTTAGCTCCTTTCCTAGTCTTGAACATAACAAATCCAAACCCTTTAGCCTTACCAGTAGCCTTATCTATAACAACGGTACACTCTTCAATCTCACCATAACCTTCAAAGACTCCAACAAGAGTCTCGCGAGTCGTCTCCCATGGAAGACCATAAACGAAGATTTTCCTGTGTGTAACATCACGATCTGCGGCTTCTACGACGGCGGAATAGATCGAAGATCCGATTCGAGAAGCGGAACAAACTAGATCGACAAGCTGGTCCTTGGAATAAGGTTGTAGAAGCTCACGGAGCTCTTCTGGGTCGAATTCGTTGTCTGATTCGGAATCGCTAGAATCAGAGCTGGAGCTTGAACTTGAATATGGCGTTGAGGAttctggttgttgttgttgtttgttaatcttctgtttcttatcGAAATTCGTGGATTTGGATTTCACGAGTTTGCGCTTCTTAGATTTGTCTAGGGTTTTCGCCATTGTAGTAGAGGATAAACGAGTCAAGAAGCTTTTagggattttgatttttgatttttgatttcagTTTCCTGTTTCCCCTCGGGTCAAGAGTTCGATTTACTTTATCCTCGAGATGTCGTTTTTCCGATTTTTtcagtttaattttttttttattcgagtattttgctttgaatatattttcaaatatttagattatttttggattggtttattttgaatatttttattattttacatatttttaaatatttgctTTATATTTAAGATAAGGCCTTAGATCTTTGTAGAGGTTACATGGCAAGATGCTGGCTTTAAGTTATGATGGCTATACATCAACCGGAATACCATAAGCTCCCTAACTTTACGGGGTGTGAACTTTGTGGTACTTTTCTTTTAGAGCGCCGTCAGAAAAGATTCCTGGCTAGGCAGAGGTTTTAGCCATATTGGTGGTGTCGCTCTGCTACTTGTTTATTCATTCACCagttgaaacttttttttctttcttttttatctttatgtGTTatgagaaactaaaaaaatagtcACCGAGATCTTAGagagggttttgtttttgttcttaagaTTTTCAGAGTTTCCCCattggaaagaaaaacaaagccCTCATAAGATCATGATCACAAAACAACGAAATCAAatgaccaaaaccaaaccaaagttGATTTAGCTGAAGCATACTATAGATTAATACGAGTTGATTCATATGGATGGATGGATAGCTGCAGAGAAGACCAAAAACCGAGAAACAAGATTGATCCTCTTAAGAAATcgaaaaactgaaaacaagaTTGATCCTCTTAAGAAAACAAGCATTCGCATCATCGGTCACTGTGAGGTCATTGtgaaaatccaaagaaaaaaaaaaaaaaaacaagtatgCTTTGCTACCATAACCAGAGTTATATAGAATATGAATAACGAGCAGgtaaaaaaaaggtaaatccAGAACAAAGCTATGTAAggtgaaaaacaaattgggTCCAAGTACCGATGACCAAAAACAATCTTGAACTTAGGCAAGAAAACTTGGCAACTGATATCAAAATGGACTCTtaaatacaaaagagaaagggGCGACACTACCATAAAAGAGGAATGTGATGAAAGAGATTGAGAAGCTTATAAAAACCTATGGGGAagaaaacaatgcttgaagGAAAGAAAACTCAGGTTGTTTATTCCAGAGAAAATCAACTTGAAGCTTTTGAAAGAGTCCCAAAACTTTTTCCAGTACTCAAAAAGACAGATTTAAAACAAGAATGTAAAACCATTATGTCTGATCCTACAAACGGGTCTCAAGACAACTGCAGCTGGAAGATACAGACTTTTGGCAGTTATGACATATAGTGGACAAAACTATAAATGTCATAAGCTTCTTCTCCAGCTATAGCGAACAGATATTCAATGAAAATGCGggaaaacataaaaccaaaaacaaggaaaaacaaaagagaaaaacatacGCCATGCCACAGAAGAAAACCAGACGTGAGTTTGATGGGTAAGGAGAAGACAGAAGACCATAATGGGGGACTCCAAAAgggaaaacaaagagataGCAAACTACTTTAAACCAATATTGATCCTAGTAACTAAATCTTCTAGACAAAATGACCACATTTCACTGGTTTATGAGAACAGAGCAGAACACCAATGACAGACTTCCAGAGAGCAACAGAAAATTCATCCTTTGAGCACACATCTCCCTCAAAATGGCTCATATAGGGGTAGATACCTCGTTAAAAGAGACTATAaataatgaaactaaaaaagtaGGTTTGAAACATCAGGCATAGAAAATAAAGATCCGCAAAAAAAACTCCTGCAATTCCCAAAATATCAAGTTGGAGTCGAAGATACCGGACTAATCATTAGCCTAATCTATAACTTGAAATATCAGAGAACATGGTCATACCACTTGGGTTCTCTTATCTCAGATACCAAGCACGTTCACCATCAAAACCAGCACCAGCACCAGCACCCGCACCAACACCGTTAACATTACCATCACCAACATATTGTCCCACCATTCCCATATGATTCGGTGGCATCATAGGTCCTTGATTCATCATACCCGAGCCAAACATACGATAATTCTGTAAACCAGCAACCATCGGATTACCCATCATTGCACCATACATAGGATTAAAACCAGGAGGAGGCTGAGAATGTCCATAAAAGGGCATGTTCTGTCCAGCATACATTGACATattctgctgctgctgatgtCCCTTATCAAGTCCATGACCCAAATCAATCCCAGGCAAAGCCATTTCACTCTGATTACCCGTATGACTCAAATCAATCTTCACAGACTCAAccggttgttgttgttctcgTGGCTTTCCAGAATTAAACGGCCTAGCTGGTAAACAACTAACAGTTCGATTATACATTCTCTTCTCCGGATTCTTCAACGCCGCTCTCGCTCCTTTACGCGTCTTAAACAACACAAAGCCAAAACCTTTAGCTCTTCCTGTATCTTTATCCATAACCACAGAACATTCCGTTATCTCCCCATAAACCTCAAAAGCCGCCTTGAGATTCTCATGCGTTGTATCCCATCCAAGACCACGCACGAATATGTTCCGTTGAGAACTATCTCTATCCGCTGATTCAAACACTGCTGAGATCAATTTAGAACCTTTCTCAGCAGTTTTGTAAATTAGGTTAATAAGCTCCTCTTTAGAGTAAGATTCAAGTAGATTCTTAATATCTTCCTTATCGAATTCGAAATCAGAATCAGACTCAATGGTAACAATCGGGACCGTAACAGGCTTTGAATCGACGATCTCTTCGGATTCATCTGATGATctcttatgtttcttcttactCTCCTTCGATTTCTTaggagatggagatggagatggagatttctcctcttcttctacttcttcgtatttcttcgatttcttctttgatttctctggtttctcttcctctttggatttcgatttatgtttttttgagattttcttctctcttacaGCGAGTTCTTCAGCTTCGCGACGCTTCCTCTCcttcctctccttcttctctttcttctccttcttacgttcttctccttctttcgCCATTGTTGACGGCAGTggctaccaaaaaaaacactctGAATAGAGTAACTCCTCTAAAATAGGGTGCACCAGAGAACACTAGATTATTTaagtatatttataataaagtAAAGAGTCTAACAAAAACGTCTGGGTGGTGTAGTCGGTTATCACGCTAGTCTCACACACTAGAGGTCCCCGGTTCGAACCCGGGCTCAGacatgcttttttttttgcaacacataatttttttttttaacatgaaTTAGTAGAGGGGCAAAAACGTCAAAAtacagaaaaggaaaaagatacAACATTTCTGGTTTTTGTGTGCCGGCGAAGAACCGGTGAGTGACGGGTCAATTCACATACTTGTTTAACGGCAACAAAAACCTACCGATAAATGCTAAACTAACGAAATCGGATCATAGCTCGACGAAGTCTCGATCTTTTCTATTCTCTCTTTCTGGGTATTCGTGGGTTTTACCCAGATTTCGAAATTGAATGGCGGACGAACTGGAATTGTCGCCGTTGGTTCCACCGTCGCCGATGGTCGAGCCTTCCGAGATCGATCTCGAAGCTGGAGGACCTGGTGAACAAATTCAGTGCCGAATCTGCCTTGAAACTGATGGTAATGTCTTCTAAAACCATTTAGATTCGCTTCTTCCTTAAATAGATTCTTTGCTTCTTGCTAGTGATTGTTGAACATTTTCATGTGCTCATAGATATGTCTAACTTCAGTTCAAGAATTCGGATTATGAAATTCGAATTGGCTAGATCGTTAATGGTTCTGATGTGATTTAGATTAGTGTTAGtgataaactctttttttataaaagacTAGTGATTTAAAACCGTGATATAGTGAGAGAGCTTTTGTTCTAACTTACTTGGTTGATTCAAGCTCATTTATTGATCATGGTCAGGTAGGGATTTCATTGCCCCATGCAAATGCAAAGGAACATCAAAGTATGTACATCGTGATTGCTTGGATCATTGGAGAGCTATAAAGGTTCCATTTTTTCATACGCTTTAGCTCAACTTGGGTCCATGCTTGGCTGTCGTTAGTGTTacttgaaacttgaaagctATGAATGCTCGCTTTCACTCTTTGACTATTTGTTGTTATCCCTTccattttcaatcaaatatgACAACCTGTGTAAGTGTTATTGAATAGGAACTTCCCTTTTGTtgtaaatttctatttttgttgaataCGAAAACCATTCGAAGGCTAAACAACTAAAGAATGATGGTTTTGGATGTGAAATTTTCAGAGTTGATATATGTTTCATGAGTGATGATTAGAGTGGTGGTGTTTTTGGTAGTATCATGGTAAAATAATGAATAGCAGATGTTGACGCCTGGTAAGCTCGTTTTATTGCAGGAAGGTTTCGCGTTTGCGCACTGCACAACTTGCAAGGCTCCATATTATCTGAGAGTTCACAGTGCTGGAGATAGGAAATGGCGGACATTGAAGTTTCGCTTCTTTGTTACTCGAGACATTTTATCCATATTTCTTGCTGTTCAGCTTGTAAGTATTCATTTTTCATGTGTGCTTCTGTTTCTTACAgtagtttttctttcatttggtAATATATCTAACTCATGCCTTTTAAATGACTTCATCTGCTCACAGGTGATTGCTGCATTGGCCTACATGGTCTATTTCATAGATAGTTACCAGCAATCATGGCTTCGTCATATATGGGGTTTTGACAGTGAGGTCACGTTTTATTACATGTGTGGTatgatcccaaactttaataTCTAAATAAATTCCCCTCTagataagataatattttttagtaagACCTCTGCCAAGTGTAGTTGGTAAGACGGGAATGCTAAGTTTATTATTGTACATATGTCCTACAGTCCTTGTTAAAGCTTTGCTTCAATCAGAATCTTAGATTCCAATGTAAGGAGTTTGCTATTAGATGATTTCATTGCCTCTACGTAGTAGGAAGTGAAGCAAGGGTTTTGTGATCAGTTAGATTTAGATCAAAAGTTAAGGGGTTGGCTACGTTACGAATATACAGTTAGAGTTCTGGACCTCGTAGaatttttaactaaataaGAATTTTCAAAGCAAGTGTATTAGAatttagtaattaaaattttgtgttttacacAGCTCTTCATGAAAATTTGTTACTAAAGAAATTTATACCAAGTGattctaaaattttacatGTGTGTATGAGCTACTGGTGTTTATTTACATGAGGATTTTGTTGTGTGCAGGAGCTTTATTATTCTTTGCTCTGCTGGGTCTATCTGGATGCGTCATAACCTGCTATGATCGAAGGGTTCGCAATGACTTAGCACAGCCTTGCCGTGAATTGTGTCTCTGTTGTTGCCAGCCTGGGTACAATTTCCATacttcttcctttgtttttgttttcagtcaTTGGCGTTTTCCTGATTATAAGTGTTCCTCATTTGGTCACATGATAGACTTTCGTAAAAAATAGTTTGCTGAATATGTGGGCTTTTGCTTTACCTGGTTCCTGGGTGATTTATGTTTGAATAAGCGACATCAGAGACTAGAAATGGTGAGACAAGCCAGAGGAATTCTGTTACACAATAGTTAGTGAAAAATTAGAATACTAACTAGATCCTCTTCTTTTGTCTGCTAAACTCTATCTATATTATCTGCCAAACTACTATGATCGAGTTTATTATCTGCCAAACtacaacacaacaaaagtaCATACactattgaaaatattttgtcagCTCCCatttaataaacatatatatcatcaatatGCAGGATATGCACAGACTGCCATCTACCAGGAACTATTTGTATGTGGGCAGATTGCACCGCATGTACTGAAGGCTGTGCAAGTGCAGTTAGTGAGTGTGGAGGTTGCCTTGGAGGTGCAGGGGAAGCCGGATTGCCATTACTCTTCATAACGGCATTAGTAATTCTCGGTCTATTTACAGTTATCGGTATATTCTATAGCGTATTGGTTGCAACCATGGTTGGACAGCGCATTTGGCAGCGCCATTACCACATTCTCGCCAAAAGAATGCTAACAAAggtaagatttttatttaccttCTACGGTTTCTAATTGTTTATCATTCAATGTTTCTTTATACCTTCTTTATTTGGTGTTTGTAGGAGTATGTGGTCGAGGATGTAGATGGCGAAATGACGGGGTCAGAATGGTCTCCCCCGGCTTTACCAACTGAGCATGTCCAGCAGCTGAAGACGCTTGGCCTTCTGTGAAACTATATGGCTTTTGATTAAAACTATGGGAGATTTTTAACTGCACGCAGGGAAATGCATTTGACAAGTGGTGAGAGAGAGAACTCACAGAACGATGAAATCTAATAGatcttttgtatttgtaaagaaaagactCCAACTTATTAAAGAGTCCGTGATCTCTCCCATTGAGTCAGAGACCTCTCCAATTCACGAACTGAGCTTGTGTTGAATGTTTGTTTCTAATATAGGTAAATATCCGAAATAACTATTTTACTTTCGGATTATTTTAACTCGAAGCAAGTTTTTACAATGGCGATTACAGTTTAAGACGGTGGGATTAGTTGAAATGGCAGCATGTAAGAAGCTTAGACGGCGTTTTTAAGCAGTTTAAACAGTCCGTAAGCTATCTAGAGTCCGTATGCTTTTTGTGGTTATcatattttaagttaaaagTGTTAACTTCAAAGTTAAAACTTTTAACCGTAGTGATCAAAAACATTTGGTTCCAAACTTTCAATGAGTATCATCGATTTCGAAGGGTagaatatctttttttgtgcAAAGGGTAGAATATCTAGaagttgaaattgaaaaataaatgatatacTATTACAAACCCAACaaagttaacaaaattttgttttcttatccAATTAAAGAAATTCGAATTccttagaaaataaatataaaattaaatgcttcttaattttattgttcATGACACAAAAAAATGGATAGAGAATATAATGTGATAATGTTAATGTATTAGTTATTTGTTTGAACTAATACACTTTTTAAGTATGGAAATGGATAGAGATAACACGTATCTATGAACTACAAATGAAAAACACATGGGAAAAAATTAAGTTAATTGCTATAACTTTAACATGGTGAGAAGATGCATATAGTAATCAATGTAGTCaaccctatattttttttacattcattcactttctatttatttttatttatgctTAGATGTATACccgtatatatataaacataaacattacATAGCCataaagcaaagaaaagagtCATTCATTTATCCTCtaatttacaaaacattagtacgtagctttctttttttttgttgcaatcGATATATTGATCATGGCCAAGATATCATATTCTTATTTCCTCGTACTCATGCTTGTGGTCTCAGGTAATTTCATTTTCCACTTCCAAACGTTAAAGTAGTTTTCATATTTACATTACATAAAATATCTAAGCATTGACACATATATTTAGTCTcacatcaaatttttttttttttttgaaagagaaTAGTTTCACATCATAACATGGTATTTTaccttttcagttttttcagTGGTTGAGAAGGCTAAGGGAGATGGAAGTTGTACTATAATCATTGATCCAAAAGCTCCATCATGTGACATTATTCAATGTCGTCTATCCTGCATTACAGACTACAATGGACTTGCAGAATGTATTGCATCCAGAATTGGTAGTCCTCCTAATTGTGTATGTACTTATGATTGTTAAAGATATAAATtgtaatcaatatataatgtcttataattaataaaataagttcCTTCATctatatgaataaaatttgGAAGTTCTTCCGCCATGTGTAGGATTGAATGATTAACTATGGAAATATCCAAAAGATATCAGTCACTATATTAATCGATTATTATTTCAGTCACTtcagattattatttttctcataaatCTGGCTATTTACAACTCAACATACAATATTAATCCGCAACATAGAAGATCATGTGGGAAGGATTTAAATTGTATAGTCTGAGAATTTAACATGTTACCTTATGTAAAAGCACTAATATCTAATTAATCAATCACGTAACCAAAAACACTTCACGGAGAGGTTGCTAATTTGACTTTTATGCAATTTTAGATGGTCTAAACGTTTATATAAGCAATAGTTATTCATTATATAAtcgtttaatttaatttagatgTTTTAAGCTCTAAATAGTAGAGTCTGAAATGCTTGTTTGGATATAGATTTTATCAAATGGTTTTCAACGTTTATGTTTCGTACGTTTTTAATAAATCATTAGTGTTTCCTTTCTTagttataatatattgtatgatcaactgaaaaaaaatgtaaaatcgtaagagaaaaaggaaaaatataggAATATATAATTAAGCTTTTAAAAATGGGACAAATGGTAAGGAAGAAATACAAAGTTACAAAGGTTTGAAATCTATGGTCATCTTGAAAACAATTGTGATAAACTAAGACACAAAATAAATTCTTAGTTTATCACAATTGTTAATAATGACTAAAAATTAGCTTTCATGTATGACTTAAGTCAATTAACATATGCTTTTGAGTTACGGCGGTTATATGGTTATGATTGCTTAATGtacaaattataataaatctataattaattttataagtttGTTTCCTTGAAGAGTAGCTTACGAACTAAGAGTTTGGATCCAATAAACAGAGAGCAGGGGACAATTTGTCCCTAGTTGACCCTAAAGGCCACACAAAACGAAACAACCAAACACTTCTACTGTCTTAATCTCTAGATTATTGTATTTAGAAAATAgctaaaatattaaaataaaagaagtggaaaaggtgaaaaaacaaaaccgaagtggaaaacaaaaaatatcatataataattataaaaactttcaaccaaacaataaattaaacaacGATGAATGGAATGTCATTTCTGTcacattatattttatataacgGTTAGAAATAGCTCAATATACTAATATAGTATCAAGAATTTCACATTTACTTATTGATATTCATCTTAATTTGAAGATGCATTTCTTTTctataataaaagaaaacatgactGAAATCTAGATTA
It encodes the following:
- a CDS encoding RNA-binding (RRM/RBD/RNP motifs) family protein (RNA-binding (RRM/RBD/RNP motifs) family protein; FUNCTIONS IN: RNA binding, nucleotide binding, nucleic acid binding; INVOLVED IN: biological_process unknown; LOCATED IN: cellular_component unknown; EXPRESSED IN: 21 plant structures; EXPRESSED DURING: 12 growth stages; CONTAINS InterPro DOMAIN/s: RNA recognition motif, RNP-1 (InterPro:IPR000504), Nucleotide-binding, alpha-beta plait (InterPro:IPR012677); BEST Arabidopsis thaliana protein match is: RNA recognition motif (RRM)-containing protein (TAIR:AT2G19380.1); Has 55861 Blast hits to 32453 proteins in 1538 species: Archae - 93; Bacteria - 4088; Metazoa - 24471; Fungi - 5728; Plants - 4956; Viruses - 222; Other Eukaryotes - 16303 (source: NCBI BLink).); translated protein: MAKEGEERKKEKKEKKERKERKRREAEELAVREKKISKKHKSKSKEEEKPEKSKKKSKKYEEVEEEEKSPSPSPSPKKSKESKKKHKRSSDESEEIVDSKPVTVPIVTIESDSDFEFDKEDIKNLLESYSKEELINLIYKTAEKGSKLISAVFESADRDSSQRNIFVRGLGWDTTHENLKAAFEVYGEITECSVVMDKDTGRAKGFGFVLFKTRKGARAALKNPEKRMYNRTVSCLPARPFNSGKPREQQQPVESVKIDLSHTGNQSEMALPGIDLGHGLDKGHQQQQNMSMYAGQNMPFYGHSQPPPGFNPMYGAMMGNPMVAGLQNYRMFGSGMMNQGPMMPPNHMGMVGQYVGDGNVNGVGAGAGAGAGFDGERAWYLR
- a CDS encoding RING/FYVE/PHD zinc finger superfamily protein (RING/FYVE/PHD zinc finger superfamily protein; FUNCTIONS IN: zinc ion binding; EXPRESSED IN: 22 plant structures; EXPRESSED DURING: 13 growth stages; CONTAINS InterPro DOMAIN/s: Zinc finger, RING-CH-type (InterPro:IPR011016); BEST Arabidopsis thaliana protein match is: RING/FYVE/PHD zinc finger superfamily protein (TAIR:AT1G11020.1); Has 1371 Blast hits to 1337 proteins in 201 species: Archae - 0; Bacteria - 0; Metazoa - 554; Fungi - 187; Plants - 354; Viruses - 29; Other Eukaryotes - 247 (source: NCBI BLink).) translates to MADELELSPLVPPSPMVEPSEIDLEAGGPGEQIQCRICLETDGRDFIAPCKCKGTSKYVHRDCLDHWRAIKEGFAFAHCTTCKAPYYLRVHSAGDRKWRTLKFRFFVTRDILSIFLAVQLVIAALAYMVYFIDSYQQSWLRHIWGFDSEVTFYYMCGALLFFALLGLSGCVITCYDRRVRNDLAQPCRELCLCCCQPGICTDCHLPGTICMWADCTACTEGCASAVSECGGCLGGAGEAGLPLLFITALVILGLFTVIGIFYSVLVATMVGQRIWQRHYHILAKRMLTKEYVVEDVDGEMTGSEWSPPALPTEHVQQLKTLGLL
- a CDS encoding RING/FYVE/PHD zinc finger superfamily protein (RING/FYVE/PHD zinc finger superfamily protein; FUNCTIONS IN: zinc ion binding; EXPRESSED IN: 22 plant structures; EXPRESSED DURING: 13 growth stages; CONTAINS InterPro DOMAIN/s: Zinc finger, RING-CH-type (InterPro:IPR011016); BEST Arabidopsis thaliana protein match is: RING/FYVE/PHD zinc finger superfamily protein (TAIR:AT1G11020.1).); the encoded protein is MADELELSPLVPPSPMVEPSEIDLEAGGPGEQIQCRICLETDGRDFIAPCKCKGTSKYVHRDCLDHWRAIKEGFAFAHCTTCKAPYYLRVHSAGDRKWRTLKFRFFVTRDILSIFLAVQLVIAALAYMVYFIDSYQQSWLRHIWGFDSEVTFYYMCGALLFFALLGLSGCVITCYDRRVRNDLAQPCRELCLCCCQPGICTDCHLPGTICMWADCTACTEGCASAVSECGGCLGGAGEAGLPLLFITALVILGLFTVIGIFYSVLVATMVGQRIWQRHYHILAKRMLTKEYVVEDVDGEMTGSEWSPPALPTEHVQQLKTLGLLTMKSNRSFVFVKKRLQLIKESVISPIESETSPIHELSLC
- the LCR35 gene encoding low-molecular-weight cysteine-rich 35 (low-molecular-weight cysteine-rich 35 (LCR35); LOCATED IN: endomembrane system; CONTAINS InterPro DOMAIN/s: S locus-related glycoprotein 1 binding pollen coat (InterPro:IPR010851); BEST Arabidopsis thaliana protein match is: low-molecular-weight cysteine-rich 36 (TAIR:AT4G09153.1); Has 35333 Blast hits to 34131 proteins in 2444 species: Archae - 798; Bacteria - 22429; Metazoa - 974; Fungi - 991; Plants - 531; Viruses - 0; Other Eukaryotes - 9610 (source: NCBI BLink).) translates to MAKISYSYFLVLMLVVSVFSVVEKAKGDGSCTIIIDPKAPSCDIIQCRLSCITDYNGLAECIASRIGSPPNCVCTYDC